In Gossypium arboreum isolate Shixiya-1 chromosome 3, ASM2569848v2, whole genome shotgun sequence, the sequence CTAATCTCTTACAAGAATAGATTTTTAGTGTCTGCAAATTAAGCAACTCAGTAATGGAACTTGGGAGTTTTCTGATGACTTCATTCTTGGAGAGATCAAGATACCTCAAATGTTTCAACTTACCAATGATCCTCGGCAGGATGTTAAGCCCGGTATTGTGTAGATCCAATACACGCATAAGCCTAAAACTTGAAATGATTGCTTCATGATCAACCTTGTCCAAAACTACACGATGAATAGGTTGCATTGGAAGAAGAAATGTCCGTATTTTGTTTGCGTTGAGCAAAGTGGTTGGGATTTTCCAGGATGAATCTAATTCGGCACTCAATGACACATGACGAGTTCTTTCAGATATGTTTTCACAATCCAGATCTACCATGGAGCAGTCACTCCCTGCAATTAATTGAGCAAGGTCATGCATGAGGTCATGCAGTTTGCAACTTACTACATTGCCCCATTCATCATATTCCACATCTTGAAAAAAGGACCGCCTGAGGAGATCCATGAAATACTGGTCCCCCAATTCCTCGAGGCATTGAATTCCCTGCAATGATTGTATAAACCCTTCCGCAATCCAAAGTGAAATCAGCATTTGCCTGTTTATCTCATAGTCCTTAGGAAACAATGAACAGTAAGCAAAGCACTGTTTTAAATAGGATGGCAGTTGTTCATAGCTTAACTTCAGTACAGATAATACATCATCTTCGTTTCGAGTTACCATTGACAATTGCCTCTCTTTTAAAGAGAGCCACTCGGTTTCAGTATCTTTGGTATAAAGAACGCCACCTATGGTCCTTATCACGAGGGGATTACCGGCACATTTTTTGACAATATCCTTCCCAATTGCTACTAATCTTGAATCGTTTGGCTCTTTGCTTTCTTTAAATGCCACTTTTTCGAACAAGGACCACGACATGTCTTCTGGAAGGCCTTCCAACAGGTAAGGCTGGCTTGTGCCTGTAATGGAAGCAACCAGTTGAGCACGTGTAGTGACAATTATCTTACTCCCCCTTGCACCATTCATCAACAAATCTGCCAAATTCAGCCACCTCTCCCGACTATCATTCCACATATCGTCTAACACAAGTAAGTATTTCCGGCCATCGATCCTTTTACGAAGGTGAGTTTGCAAGGAATCCATCTCAAGACTTTCATACTTGGAACTAGTAGCAGACTCCAAAATCTTCCCAACTATCATTTTCACATCAAAAACATCGGAAACACACACCCACATCCTCAACTCAAAATGCTTCACAGTTCTCTCATCATTGTACGCTAGTTGAGCTAGAGTGGTCTTGCCTTGTCCCCCTATCCCAACTATTGGTATCACTGAAACATTGTCAACGCCATTACTCTCCAACAACCTTTTCATGATGGCATCTTTGTCACCTTGTCTCCCAACTACATCTTCCTTTCGGACAAACGAATGTGTCTGCTTCCTCTCAACATTTACAAGTGGTATGCTTATAGGGGATCGGTCCGTAAAGTGGTATTTAATTTTATCAGCAGCTATTGCATCTAATCTCTCCCTAATGGCCTCGATTTGATGACTTACCTTAAGATTGTAAGCTACTTGACTAACTTTTGAGAATAGAAAGCTTACCTGTTTTCCCCTTTTCCCCTGTTGACGTTTCAGAACATGAGTTGAAAAATCATCCAACAGGTCATCTGCATCATAAACTGCATCTTTAAGCTTTCCAAGCCAATCCCTAACCTCATGGCTCTTGGCATGCTGATCCTCTGCATCCAAAAGTACAGCTTTAATGGTGGAAACTGTGTTTTTCAGTTTCTCAAGCTGTTCTTTGGCACCCCACACCAATCCCATTTCCTGGAGGGCAAGGTTGCCTATCTTTCCCAGGATCCCATCAGCTATGTTGAACAAACCTGCTTCTGCCATTCTTCTCTTCTCGTAAAACACTAACAGCAGCAATGGTTAAAATGCAAAGCTTTTGTTGATCTGGTAAGCAGTTTAGCCATAAATACAAAGGGTTGACatcaatttcattttcaaattagaTTAGCTGGCTATGTTAACAAGTCTAGTTTAATGATTAAAATAATCTATGAGGAGGATAACATGGAAAGTTCATAGCAAGTAAGAAACCCATTTTTAATTAGGCCCCAGATGGGTAAGACAAAAACATGCTTGACCTTTATTTATGCTTTTAAGTGGTTGTGGAAAATACCCCACAATCCAGCCGTGTCAAAAGGGACAAACTCAATCTTAGAGATGACAACTACGAAATATGTGCATCAAAATGAAGGATTCCATTAAAATCGAATGAATCGATTACTACAGTAACAGGATGAAACTTCAATCATTAATACCGTGTTTGGTTGAAGGGAATAGAATAGCACTAATCATCCTCATTTTTTGTCCTCCCATAATAGCTATGATTTAGTATGATATAaaggggtgagcgttcgatcgaatcgaatgaaaaaattttcGAGTTAACGATTCATATTTTATTATCCTAACTCGATTCaaaattttttcgaatcgagtcgagtgagatggaattcgaaccGAAGTTAAATTTGGGGAGAGAAAtattaaaagggggggagaatggGTTAGAGGGTGGCGTGAGATGGGAGGGGAGCAAAAATTATGGGGGAAAAGTGGGAGAAAGTAAAAGTTTTGGAAGGAAAGTGAAGAGATTTAGGAGTTTGGGGTAATAATGTAaattattatagtttgatattcagtttattaaaattatttgagttattcaaattcaaaaatcaaacttgatttgaactcgaaattcaaaaaaaaaatcgagtttactcgaataactcgattaatTCAGATAACTAGATTCATTTAActcgaaatttgaattttttttattttttatttttttaagttgaatcgaattttgctcacccctaattgTATGACCAAAGAATGACTATTTCATGCAATCTTTAATAACAAAACAAATTTAATTTCCACATTACTCCTTTAAAGCTTGTactcataaaatataaaaacaaaatatttgagatattttaacatattttaataaaatattttattttaaaatataatttaaaataaaaataataattatattaaattatgattaaattataataaaaaaactcTTTTAAGGTTACTTTGATCATTTCAATTTTTTCCTCATgctattataacatttattctATTCAATCAAATACAAGAATATTAGTATAGTTCTATTTTATTCTACTCAACTAaacaattgaattattaattacaaCTCCATTTCATTACAGTCCTATTCTATTCCAGTGAACTAAATGTATCGTAAATTTCTTACAAAATGACATTATTGTTTTAATCTccattttgaaaataattattttaatgcaacCCATATGTTTGCTTTGCCAAAATAGatcttacttttttttttcttaaagtttttttatttttagttaaacTACATCCAACTAACATAAAGAATTTGCAACCCATGtgtttttaagtttttatatttaaTGCAACCCATGTGTTTTGGACATTGAAAAAGAATTTGTAATATGGGGCACTGTGTTtacatatttttatcattttactcAACCGCCATTAATTTGTCATTATATATATGTCttagggtgagtttggatgggcggtaCGTTTAGTTgtggttagtgtaaaaacagcggtggcggtgagattagataaTGTAGTGATACTGTAACGTGAGATAAAAAATAAGCTAAACGCACCTCACCGCAGTCAATCGCCCATCCAAACGAAGCCTTAGTCAACTAATTTTAGtactttttttcattttagtctctcaatttATTCTTTAGaattaattttctttattctttttaaaaaaaatttaaaaaataaaataaatgatcaaaatgaaaatttattaagATTGCATGACGTACGTAATAACAGATTAACAATGGGTGCCTAAAAtgatcaaaatatataataacatCGCAAACTTTATTTTAGTGTCCAAAATGAAAACTTATGAAAATTGGGTGACGAAATGTGGAATTTACcctttattttctaaatttaactatatatatgtttttttttttggcttaatGCTCAACTTCGCCTCCTAACTATGTCTATTTTTTTACTTTggcttaaactttttttttgtccCAGATTGATAGTTAAATTATTATTCCGTTGCCCAATTCAGCCAATTATTTTCTAacattgttaaaaaaatttattgcCAGATGACATTAATAAAAATATGTCACATGGCACCTTTAAACCAATCAAATAATATGCCATGTGACACTtatgtttatttaaaataaaatattaaccaATCATTTACTACCATTGACCGATTTTAATTGTCAACGTAGCGCTAATAGAACGTGTCATGTTACCcttcttttttaaatattatataatatattgttaaaatgtaaaagatcatatataatataaattttaaatttttaaaaagtttaaaaataaaataaaattttaaaatatataaatttaaaatttagaaaatcaaaatattatataaaattgaaaatttgtcataaatttatttttttcaaaaaatctaaattctaaaattaatatatatatttc encodes:
- the LOC108488982 gene encoding putative disease resistance protein RGA3, whose protein sequence is MAEAGLFNIADGILGKIGNLALQEMGLVWGAKEQLEKLKNTVSTIKAVLLDAEDQHAKSHEVRDWLGKLKDAVYDADDLLDDFSTHVLKRQQGKRGKQVSFLFSKVSQVAYNLKVSHQIEAIRERLDAIAADKIKYHFTDRSPISIPLVNVERKQTHSFVRKEDVVGRQGDKDAIMKRLLESNGVDNVSVIPIVGIGGQGKTTLAQLAYNDERTVKHFELRMWVCVSDVFDVKMIVGKILESATSSKYESLEMDSLQTHLRKRIDGRKYLLVLDDMWNDSRERWLNLADLLMNGARGSKIIVTTRAQLVASITGTSQPYLLEGLPEDMSWSLFEKVAFKESKEPNDSRLVAIGKDIVKKCAGNPLVIRTIGGVLYTKDTETEWLSLKERQLSMVTRNEDDVLSVLKLSYEQLPSYLKQCFAYCSLFPKDYEINRQMLISLWIAEGFIQSLQGIQCLEELGDQYFMDLLRRSFFQDVEYDEWGNVVSCKLHDLMHDLAQLIAGSDCSMVDLDCENISERTRHVSLSAELDSSWKIPTTLLNANKIRTFLLPMQPIHRVVLDKVDHEAIISSFRLMRVLDLHNTGLNILPRIIGKLKHLRYLDLSKNEVIRKLPSSITELLNLQTLKIYSCKRLEQLPRKLSNMISLKHLETGQCTGLTHMPSGIGQLTSLQTLTRFVVGTSSFEMASGGLRELKDLNELRGELMIAKLENLRNVAAECKEANLKEKQHLEVLTLDWSREVNNHVSFEEDEALLEGLQPHSNLQEFHIYGYRAERFPKWMSFDMALLVPNLLEITIWNCIKCIHLPLFSRLPKLKVLRLEVITAVEYIEDSSAESSSFSFKGNPMNRGREGKEFFPCLEELVFFDLRNLKGWWGEAPPVTNYNHGAAASPQRPLQKKESMPSFPRLSKLKIGICTNLTHMPLHPFLEELELKNTPARLLQLSAMVAAGANLVYPLYLSKLKVMHIDGIIELVSFPEKGLHHLTSLQHLSIENCPDLVCLTEEGLKSLTSLRFFNIQCCEMLKSLFKGFKHLTALEELEIKECRELDLSKDLEENAMELQCLRTLRIGDMPKLSSLPDGLQHVTTLKDLQISSCSNLKTLPEWIGNLTSLQRFEVLDCPQLASFPQTLYSLKALEYLEISSCSKLFDTGQIKKCKNWSMIAHIPEIFIDGEKM